The proteins below come from a single Vanacampus margaritifer isolate UIUO_Vmar chromosome 10, RoL_Vmar_1.0, whole genome shotgun sequence genomic window:
- the LOC144059015 gene encoding uncharacterized protein C3orf85-like — MKFVILLALLTGVLAAPFMREEEAKGFIRLKRQSGYWDPHNSQNQWGYTIQEQANEYWTALRTDAQFYMDMGNLMFDRSVADENNRLYMEMLRNARAHLDSQTGGRK; from the exons aTGAAGTTTGTAATACTGCTTGCGCTTTTGACTG GGGTTCTGGCAGCCCCGTTCATGAGAGAAGAGGAAGCAAAGGGCTTCATCCGGCTGAAAAGACAGTCGGGTTACTGGGACCCCCACAATTCACAGAACCAGTGGGGTTACACCATCCAGGAGCAG GCTAACGAGTACTGGACAGCCCTTCGAACTGACGCCCAGTTCTACATGGATATGGGCAACCTGATGTTTGACCGCTCTGTGGCAGA TGAGAACAACAGGCTGTACATGGAGATGTTGCGCAATGCCAGAGCTCACTTGGACAGCCAGACGGGAGGACGCAAATAG